A region from the Prevotella melaninogenica genome encodes:
- a CDS encoding RNA-binding S4 domain-containing protein codes for MNDIARIDKWLWAARIYKTRSIAADACKNGRVTIKGINVKPSHTIKAGEVVSVKKSPITYSFKVLKPIEQRVGAKLIPEVYENVTDAKQYELLEMSRISGFVDRARGTGRPTKKDRRQMDAFVDPTLFGFDEDDDEDETF; via the coding sequence ATGAACGATATTGCAAGAATTGACAAATGGCTATGGGCAGCCCGCATCTATAAAACCCGCTCCATCGCTGCAGACGCCTGCAAGAATGGTCGTGTCACGATAAAAGGTATCAACGTAAAACCTTCCCACACAATCAAAGCGGGTGAAGTGGTAAGTGTAAAGAAGTCGCCTATCACCTATTCGTTCAAGGTTCTCAAACCAATTGAACAACGTGTTGGCGCAAAACTCATCCCTGAAGTCTATGAGAATGTGACCGATGCTAAGCAGTATGAACTCTTAGAGATGAGCCGCATCAGTGGTTTCGTTGACAGAGCACGTGGTACAGGACGCCCAACCAAGAAGGATCGCCGTCAGATGGATGCCTTTGTCGACCCTACTCTATTTGGTTTCGATGAGGACGATGACGAGGATGAAACATTCTAA